In Capnocytophaga sp. oral taxon 878, one genomic interval encodes:
- a CDS encoding conjugal transfer protein TraO, translated as MKKFLLFTLVIASFSLYGQRKENGWALQARYGIMEGKGEMNGIASELNFGTGVTIGKHGALAEANLFLQDYYVDKDNLNLPYKLYGLNALGGWSYEGLRNFYFNIKVGGFVGVENINNGNATESQFGTPLTHPVNGFTYGVLAAPEVEIKIWHRLTFLINFNQYWNKGSKYADWKYSANAGIKYYL; from the coding sequence ATGAAGAAATTTTTACTTTTTACATTAGTAATTGCTTCTTTCTCTCTTTACGGACAACGTAAAGAAAACGGTTGGGCATTGCAAGCCCGATATGGTATTATGGAGGGTAAAGGAGAAATGAACGGCATAGCTTCCGAACTTAATTTTGGTACAGGTGTTACCATAGGAAAGCACGGAGCTTTAGCCGAAGCAAATTTATTTTTACAAGATTATTACGTAGATAAGGACAATCTAAATTTGCCTTATAAACTCTATGGCCTAAATGCTCTTGGGGGGTGGTCTTATGAGGGACTTCGTAATTTCTATTTTAATATTAAAGTAGGCGGTTTTGTGGGCGTTGAAAATATTAATAATGGGAATGCTACTGAAAGTCAGTTTGGGACACCTTTAACACACCCTGTGAACGGTTTTACTTATGGAGTTTTAGCAGCTCCTGAAGTGGAAATTAAAATTTGGCATAGACTGACTTTTCTTATTAACTTTAATCAATATTGGAATAAAGGAAGTAAATATGCTGATTGGAAATACAGCGCAAATGCTGGTATAAAATACTATTTATAA
- a CDS encoding molecular chaperone DnaJ yields the protein MKYFNDCKTTEEAKKLFKKLAFENHPDRGGDNTIMQAINAEYQFFIAKYATGTAEEINEQFNEQLRYMDIIGKLANLVGIEVEQVGEWLWISGNTYAHREQLKSIGCLFAPVKKLWYYRDEEHKKSSGGTSQSMEDLRTKYGSLHINLNKVRSTYIDHK from the coding sequence ATGAAGTACTTTAACGATTGCAAGACAACAGAAGAAGCAAAAAAATTATTTAAAAAACTTGCTTTTGAGAACCACCCAGACAGGGGAGGAGATAATACGATAATGCAAGCAATAAATGCAGAATATCAGTTTTTTATTGCTAAATATGCCACAGGTACAGCGGAAGAAATTAATGAACAATTTAACGAGCAATTGCGTTATATGGACATCATTGGTAAACTTGCAAACCTTGTGGGTATAGAGGTGGAGCAGGTGGGGGAATGGCTTTGGATAAGTGGCAACACTTATGCACATCGAGAGCAATTGAAGTCTATAGGCTGCTTGTTTGCGCCTGTTAAGAAATTGTGGTACTATAGAGATGAAGAGCATAAGAAGAGCAGCGGAGGAACCTCCCAGAGTATGGAAGACCTTAGAACCAAGTATGGCAGCTTACATATTAATTTAAACAAAGTACGCAGCACCTATATAGACCATAAGTAA
- a CDS encoding single-stranded DNA-binding protein, whose product MFSITFIGRVTKDATAKQFEKSNVLNFTVAVNFPTQGKDENGDTIYDTIYLPCSKWNLQGDLNKVCERLKKGARIAVQGSKLEVTVQQDQNTGREYTNLNVVVQSFEVLDYPKQPQAVTQGYVQQQGQQLPQGAPQQAFYPPQGQQQAPQGQQQAPQGQGFFARMSEEQVAMQAQAFEQVPPEVRHTYQQVPQGLEDVDLSY is encoded by the coding sequence ATGTTTTCAATTACATTTATCGGACGCGTTACAAAGGACGCAACAGCAAAGCAGTTTGAGAAATCAAATGTGCTTAATTTTACAGTAGCCGTTAATTTTCCTACACAAGGAAAAGACGAGAACGGCGATACCATTTATGACACAATTTATTTGCCGTGTTCAAAATGGAACTTACAAGGCGACCTTAATAAGGTTTGTGAACGCTTGAAAAAAGGTGCGCGGATAGCGGTACAAGGGTCTAAGTTGGAGGTTACAGTTCAGCAAGACCAGAATACAGGGAGGGAATACACAAATTTAAATGTAGTTGTGCAATCCTTTGAAGTGTTAGATTATCCAAAACAACCGCAAGCCGTTACACAGGGGTACGTACAACAGCAAGGGCAGCAGCTGCCACAGGGAGCTCCTCAACAAGCGTTTTACCCACCGCAAGGACAACAACAAGCACCACAAGGACAACAACAAGCACCACAGGGGCAGGGGTTTTTTGCTAGAATGAGCGAAGAACAGGTAGCAATGCAAGCCCAAGCATTTGAGCAAGTACCGCCTGAAGTACGACACACTTACCAACAAGTACCGCAGGGACTTGAAGACGTAGATTTATCCTACTAA